The following DNA comes from Streptomyces pristinaespiralis.
CTCGCAGTGGTCGTACAGCGCCTTGAGGAACGCCGAAGGGCCGCGCCGCCGCTTCTGGCTGGGACCCCACCAGTGCGCGGAGCCGAGGAGGAGCGAGCGGGGGCGGGTGAAGGTCACGTAGCCCAGGCGCAGTTCCTCCGTGTGCTGATGGTCCTTCATCGCCTCCTTGAAGGCCTTCAGTCCCCCCGCGTCCCACGACTCGACGTCCGGAAGCGTGGCCGCGTCGCCCCGCAGGGCGTGCGGAAGGACCTTGGACTGGGACGTCCAGGCCTCGCGGGCCTGGTCGTTCGGGAAGTGCTTGGCGACGAGCCCGGGCACGGCGACGACGTCCCACTCGAGGCCCTTGGACTTGTGCGCGGTGAGCACCTTGACCGTGTTCTCACCGCCCGGAAGGGCGTTGTCGAGCCCCTTCTCGTACTGCGCGGCGGTGCGCAGGAAGCCGAGGAACGCCAGCAGTGTGGCCTCCCCGTCGAGCGCGGCGAAACCGGCGGCGATGTCCAGGAAGTTGGCGAGGGTCTCCCGGCGGCGGGCGGCCAGCGCGTGCGGCGAGGCGGACAGTTCGACCTCGAGGCCGGTGGTGGAGAGCACCCGGTGCAGGACGTCCATCAGCGGGTCGGCCAGCGAGCGGCGGAGGTCACGCAGTTCGGCGGCGAGGCGGGCGAACCGGACGCGTGCCTCCGCGGAGAAGGGAAGGCCGTCGTCCTCGCCTCCGGCGGACTCCAGGAACGTGTCGAGTGCGTCGGCGAGCGAGATGATCTCGGCCGGATCGGTGCCCTCCACCGCCGCGGCGAGCCGCCGCTCAGGATCGTCGTCGGCCGAGGCGTGGTGGACGAGCAGGCGCGCGCGGCGGCCGAGCAGCGCCAGGTCGCGCGGCCCGATCCGCCACCGGGGGCCGGTGAGGATGCGCACGAGGGAGGCGTTGGCGCCCGGGTCCTGGAGCACCTCGCACATCGCCACCAGGTCGGCGACCTCCGGCAGGTGCAGCAACCCGGAGAGGCCGACGACCTCCACCGGGACGTCGCGCGCGACCAGGGCGCCCTGGATCTCGGGGAAGTCGCCCGCGGTACGGCACAGGACCGCGATCTCGCCCGGCTCCTTGCCGGTGCGGACCAGGTGGGCGATGGAGTCGGCCAGCCACTCGATCTCCTCCGCGTGCGTCGGCAGCAGCGCGCAGCGCACGATGCCGTCCCTCTCGGCCCCGGGCGCGGGCCGCAGTGCCTCTACCCCCTCGTGCATGGCGCGCAGCGGCGTGGCGAGGCCGTTGGCGAGGTGCAGCAGGCGCCCGCCGCTGCGGCGGTTCTCGCTGAGCGAGTAGCGGTCTGCGGGACGGCCGTCGGAGTGCGGGAAATGGACGGGGAAGTCGTCGAGGTTGGCGACGGACGCCCCGCGCCAGCCGTAGATCGCCTGGCAGGGGTCGCCGACCGCGGTGACGGCGTGGCCCGTGCCCTGCCCGAACAGCCCGGACAGCAGCAGTCGCTGGGCCACCGACGTGTCCTGGTACTCGTCGAGCAGGACGACCCTGAACTCGTCGCGGAGGACGGTGCCCACCTCGGGGCGGGTGAGTGCGAGCTCGGCGGAGAGGGCGATCTGGTCACCGAAGTCGAGCAGGTCCCGCTGCCGCTTGGCCGCGCGGTAACGCAGGGTCAGGTCGAGCAGTTCGCGGCGCGCCTCTGCGGCCTCCGGGACCTTGCGGAGGTCCACGTTGGTCAGCCGGGCGCCTTCAAGGGTGCGGAGCAGCTCCGTGTCGTACTCCTTCAGCCGGCCGGGCGGCACCAGGTGTTCGGCGAGCTCCGCGTCGAGCGCGAGCAGGTCGCTCACGAGGGAGGGGAAGGAGCGGGTGAGCGCGGGGTACGGCCCCGGGGCCTCGCGCAGCACACGGGCGGCGAGCTGGTAACGGGTGGCGTCGGCGAGCAGCCGGGCGGTCGGCTCGAGCCCGATGCGCAGGCCGTGGTCCTTGAGGAGCTGGCCGGCGAAGGCGTGGTACGTGGAGATCCGCGGCTCCCCGACCGGGGTGTCGCCGCCGAAGGCCGAGGAAGGGTCGCCCGGGTCGATGGCGTCGGGGTCGGTGACGCCGGCCCGGACGAGCGCGGTGCGGACGCGCTCGGCGAGCTCGCCCGCGGCCTTGTTGGTGAAGGTGAGCCCGAGGACCTGGTCGGGTGCCACCTGGCCGGTGCCGACGAGCCAGACCACCCGCGCCGCCATGACCGTCGTCTTCCCCGAACCGGCCCCGGCCACGATGACCTGCGGGGCGGGCGGCGCGGTGATGCAGGCCGTCTGCTCCGGGGTGAAGGGGATGCCGAGGAGCTCCTTGAGCTGCTCGGGATCGGTGATGCGTGCGGTCACCCGATAGAGGCTAACGGGGACCACTGACAGCAGTGGTCCCCATTTGTCCGCCGGGGCCGGGCCCGGCCCCGGCGCACGGACAGCCCCTGAGTGCTGCGTCCCGAGCCCCGAGCACTCAGGCCCGGGCCCTGAGTGCTGAGTCCCGAGCCCTCAGCCCCGAGCGGGCAGGCCCGGACCCGCGGTCTGCAACCCGCGGCCCGTACCGGCCCCTAGGACGTGCTGTCAGGACGTGCTGTCACCGTCCGCGGCCGTCCCCGCGCCGGAACCGGTGTCGCCGCCGGAATCCGTGCCGGCTCCTGTGCCGGCCCCGTCGCCGGTGACCGCATCCGATCCGGTGCCGGGACCCGAACCGTCACCGGAGACAGCCCCCTCACCGGCATCGGCGTCACCGCCCTGGTCCGGAGCGGCCCCCTCCGCCGAGCCCGTGCCCGCGTCCCCTTCCGGGTCCGCGCCGGCTTCCGTGCCTGCCCCGACGCCGA
Coding sequences within:
- a CDS encoding ATP-dependent helicase, with protein sequence MTARITDPEQLKELLGIPFTPEQTACITAPPAPQVIVAGAGSGKTTVMAARVVWLVGTGQVAPDQVLGLTFTNKAAGELAERVRTALVRAGVTDPDAIDPGDPSSAFGGDTPVGEPRISTYHAFAGQLLKDHGLRIGLEPTARLLADATRYQLAARVLREAPGPYPALTRSFPSLVSDLLALDAELAEHLVPPGRLKEYDTELLRTLEGARLTNVDLRKVPEAAEARRELLDLTLRYRAAKRQRDLLDFGDQIALSAELALTRPEVGTVLRDEFRVVLLDEYQDTSVAQRLLLSGLFGQGTGHAVTAVGDPCQAIYGWRGASVANLDDFPVHFPHSDGRPADRYSLSENRRSGGRLLHLANGLATPLRAMHEGVEALRPAPGAERDGIVRCALLPTHAEEIEWLADSIAHLVRTGKEPGEIAVLCRTAGDFPEIQGALVARDVPVEVVGLSGLLHLPEVADLVAMCEVLQDPGANASLVRILTGPRWRIGPRDLALLGRRARLLVHHASADDDPERRLAAAVEGTDPAEIISLADALDTFLESAGGEDDGLPFSAEARVRFARLAAELRDLRRSLADPLMDVLHRVLSTTGLEVELSASPHALAARRRETLANFLDIAAGFAALDGEATLLAFLGFLRTAAQYEKGLDNALPGGENTVKVLTAHKSKGLEWDVVAVPGLVAKHFPNDQAREAWTSQSKVLPHALRGDAATLPDVESWDAGGLKAFKEAMKDHQHTEELRLGYVTFTRPRSLLLGSAHWWGPSQKRRRGPSAFLKALYDHCEQGHGEIEVWADEPEEDAENPALGTTTADHAWPLPLDPVSLARRRAAADTVLAHLDALTAGEGGAGTGPVAGPRAEAAEAAREGEPEPEPQPEFDPESGFGPEFDPEFDFGFEPEAGFDAGPEAGSEAGPATVTVPSADPGSVTVPSADPDEWDWPTESPEDDPFAPPPPAPTVPHQPSPHSERVAVAAPGGAGAAAYPSGPRDAGNPHRGSGKNEREEALTPEEARAVASWDRDLDALAGELRRTRATVRDVLVPASLSASQLLRLAADPDGFAQELARPMPRPPQPAARRGTRFHAWVESRFEEMPLPMLGPDELPGGADEHDIADEQDLAALKDAFERTPYARRTPYRVEAPFQFTLAGRVVRGRIDAVYRTGEGTYEIVDWKTARNGVADPLQLAVYRLAWAEQHGIPLDAVTATFVFVRTGEIVHPDGLPDRAGLERILLGGTADESGAVAR